A window of Candidatus Pantoea floridensis contains these coding sequences:
- a CDS encoding RNA polymerase sigma factor FliA — MNGIYTAEGLEDKTALWSKYHYLVRQEALRLQKRLPASVELDDLIQAGAIGFLGAVETFDPKKGVTLSAWIIQRVRWSLMDELRERDWVPRRVRTHSREMVAIIREIEQEQGREASELDIAERMGISLNEFHQMLADTNTSQMYSIEELQEMSPDAWETSTDEHESLNPLYETIQNKLVESIAEHIRFFPEREQRILQFYYQQDLNMKEIALILGVTETRVSQLHSLAIKRLRSRMDDTSFEV, encoded by the coding sequence GTGAACGGTATTTATACAGCCGAAGGGCTGGAAGATAAAACAGCGCTGTGGTCGAAATACCACTATCTGGTACGGCAGGAAGCTTTACGCTTACAAAAGCGATTGCCGGCCAGTGTCGAGCTGGACGATCTTATTCAGGCTGGTGCCATCGGTTTTTTAGGTGCTGTTGAAACGTTCGACCCAAAGAAAGGCGTCACGCTCAGCGCCTGGATAATACAACGCGTGCGCTGGTCATTAATGGATGAATTACGTGAACGTGATTGGGTGCCGCGTCGCGTCAGAACCCATTCACGTGAAATGGTTGCCATTATTCGTGAAATAGAACAAGAGCAGGGGCGTGAAGCCAGCGAGCTGGATATTGCTGAGCGCATGGGCATTTCTCTCAACGAATTTCATCAAATGCTGGCCGATACCAATACCAGCCAAATGTATTCGATAGAAGAGTTGCAGGAAATGTCTCCGGATGCCTGGGAAACATCAACCGACGAACATGAATCGCTCAATCCGCTATATGAAACCATTCAGAATAAGCTGGTGGAGAGTATTGCTGAGCATATTCGTTTTTTTCCGGAGCGCGAGCAGCGTATCCTGCAGTTCTATTATCAACAAGATCTTAACATGAAAGAGATTGCCTTGATTCTTGGCGTGACGGAAACGCGCGTTAGTCAGTTGCATAGTCTGGCAATTAAACGCTTACGCAGCAGGATGGATGATACCTCGTTCGAGGTATGA
- a CDS encoding flagellar basal body P-ring protein FlgI: MKKESLFVFFSILLIACTVMLPGAAKAERVRDLATVQGVRSNALMGYGLIVGLDGTGDQTMQAPFTGQSLNNMLSQLGITVPPGTNMQLKNIAAVMVTAELPPFARSGDKLDIVVSSLGNAKSLRGGTLLMTPLKGADNQIYAIAQGNVLISGAGASAGGSRVQVNQLNGGRISSGATVEREIPNDFASQNVVRLQLNESDFSLAQLISDEINRRYNGGAAIPEDARTIRLFAPATGPERVRFLAAVQDIPVRVSVQDAKVIVNSRTGSVVMNRHVSLDACAVAHGALTVEVTQNNVVSQPDTPFGGGQTVVTPQTDISVRDNGGSLQSVRSSTDLNTVVRALNTLGATPNELMSILEAMKNAGCLRAKLEIN, from the coding sequence ATGAAAAAAGAATCCCTGTTTGTATTTTTTAGCATCCTGCTCATCGCCTGTACGGTGATGCTGCCGGGTGCGGCGAAGGCAGAACGCGTGCGCGATCTGGCTACGGTGCAGGGCGTGCGTTCTAACGCCCTGATGGGCTACGGCCTGATTGTGGGTCTGGATGGCACGGGCGACCAGACCATGCAGGCGCCCTTTACCGGCCAAAGCCTGAATAACATGCTGTCGCAGCTCGGCATTACCGTGCCGCCGGGTACCAATATGCAGCTGAAAAACATCGCGGCGGTGATGGTGACGGCAGAGCTGCCACCGTTTGCTCGTTCCGGCGATAAGCTGGATATCGTGGTCTCTTCGCTGGGTAATGCGAAAAGTCTGCGCGGCGGAACGCTGCTGATGACGCCGCTGAAAGGCGCGGATAACCAAATCTACGCCATCGCACAGGGCAACGTGCTGATCTCCGGCGCGGGTGCTTCCGCAGGCGGCAGCCGCGTGCAGGTTAACCAGCTCAACGGCGGGCGCATCAGCTCGGGCGCCACGGTTGAGCGCGAAATACCCAATGATTTTGCCAGCCAGAACGTGGTGCGTTTGCAGCTGAATGAATCCGATTTCTCGCTGGCGCAACTGATCAGCGATGAGATCAACCGTCGCTATAACGGCGGCGCGGCCATTCCTGAAGATGCACGTACCATTCGCCTGTTTGCCCCGGCCACCGGCCCAGAGCGCGTACGCTTCCTTGCGGCGGTTCAGGATATTCCGGTACGCGTTAGCGTGCAGGATGCCAAAGTGATCGTAAATTCGCGCACCGGTTCGGTGGTGATGAACCGGCATGTTTCGCTGGATGCCTGCGCCGTGGCGCACGGTGCGCTGACGGTGGAAGTGACGCAAAACAATGTGGTCAGCCAGCCGGACACGCCGTTTGGCGGTGGGCAAACGGTGGTCACGCCGCAAACCGATATCTCGGTGCGTGATAACGGCGGTTCATTGCAAAGCGTACGCAGCAGCACCGATCTCAATACCGTGGTGCGCGCGCTGAACACGCTGGGTGCCACGCCGAATGAGCTGATGTCGATTCTTGAGGCGATGAAAAACGCCGGTTGCCTGCGGGCGAAACTGGAGATCAATTAA
- the flgL gene encoding flagellar hook-associated protein FlgL, producing the protein MRLSTLYMFKQSAEGMSKRVSDNNDVLLRLSNMKSLLRASDDPSAATSAVKSQDALAKQELYKNVRSSTRNALQHEDNILSGVGNLMTTSLTEKIVAAKSDTYSAEDRAALGKELQGIRANLLDLANNRDGSGRYIFSGFKTDSPAFDSSGTYIGGGEARKLTIADGTEMTVGHLGNDVFGDLFKDLDGAITELLRDPLDPDAMQAALSVASKAVDSGIDRLGKAQAELGTNLQQIDALDMNGDTMINDLTVQVQTAIGSDYETMTSLLMDSKMSEFSLTASMMVFQSMQKMNLFNK; encoded by the coding sequence ATGCGATTAAGTACGCTTTATATGTTTAAACAAAGCGCTGAAGGTATGTCGAAGCGCGTAAGTGATAATAATGATGTGCTGTTACGCCTTTCTAATATGAAATCATTATTGCGCGCCTCAGACGATCCGAGTGCGGCCACCAGCGCGGTAAAATCGCAGGATGCGCTGGCGAAGCAGGAGCTGTACAAAAATGTCCGTTCATCGACGCGTAATGCATTGCAGCATGAAGATAATATTTTAAGCGGCGTGGGCAATTTAATGACCACCAGCCTGACAGAAAAAATCGTTGCGGCGAAAAGCGATACTTACTCAGCAGAAGATCGCGCTGCGCTGGGGAAAGAGCTGCAGGGTATTCGTGCCAATCTGCTGGATCTGGCGAATAACCGCGACGGCAGCGGCCGCTACATCTTCTCCGGTTTTAAAACCGACAGTCCGGCTTTTGATAGCAGCGGCACCTATATCGGTGGCGGGGAAGCGCGCAAGCTGACGATTGCGGACGGCACCGAAATGACGGTGGGTCATCTAGGCAACGACGTGTTTGGCGATCTGTTCAAAGACCTGGATGGAGCAATCACCGAACTGTTGCGCGATCCCCTCGACCCGGATGCCATGCAGGCGGCGCTTAGTGTTGCGAGCAAGGCAGTCGATTCAGGCATTGATCGCCTGGGTAAGGCGCAGGCTGAGCTGGGGACTAATTTGCAGCAGATCGACGCATTAGATATGAACGGCGATACGATGATCAACGATCTAACCGTGCAGGTGCAGACGGCGATTGGTTCTGATTACGAAACCATGACCAGCCTGTTGATGGATTCCAAAATGTCGGAATTTTCCCTCACGGCTTCGATGATGGTATTCCAGTCAATGCAGAAGATGAATTTATTCAATAAATAA
- the flgH gene encoding flagellar basal body L-ring protein FlgH yields the protein MKTSFYTLPPVAVIACALLLSGCAHIMQKPLVTGPTSAAPTPMATTVTSGSLFQAGQSMNYGYQPMFEDRRPRNVGDTLTVLLQENVSASKSSSASANRDGSAGAGLTALPGKLKGWLGNGKADFDASGSNDFSGKGGAAARNTFTGTITVTVNQLLPNGNLQVVGEKQIAINQGTEFIRFSGVINPRTISGNNTVPSTQVADARIEYVGNGYINEAQNMGWLQRFFLNLSPF from the coding sequence ATGAAAACTTCTTTCTATACCTTGCCGCCGGTTGCGGTCATCGCCTGTGCACTGCTGCTGAGCGGTTGCGCCCACATCATGCAGAAACCGCTGGTCACCGGCCCCACCTCGGCCGCGCCGACGCCGATGGCGACGACGGTCACCAGCGGTTCGCTGTTCCAGGCGGGCCAGTCGATGAATTATGGCTATCAGCCGATGTTTGAGGATCGCCGCCCGCGTAACGTCGGCGACACGCTGACGGTGCTGCTGCAGGAAAACGTCAGCGCCAGCAAAAGCTCTTCTGCCAGCGCCAATCGTGACGGCTCTGCCGGTGCGGGCCTCACCGCCTTGCCGGGTAAGCTCAAAGGCTGGCTGGGTAATGGCAAAGCAGATTTTGACGCCAGCGGCAGCAACGATTTCTCCGGTAAAGGCGGCGCGGCAGCGCGTAATACCTTCACCGGCACCATTACCGTTACGGTCAACCAGCTGTTGCCGAACGGCAATTTGCAAGTGGTGGGCGAAAAGCAGATCGCCATTAATCAGGGCACCGAGTTCATTCGTTTCTCTGGCGTGATTAACCCGCGCACCATCAGCGGCAATAACACCGTGCCATCGACCCAGGTGGCCGATGCGCGTATCGAATATGTCGGAAACGGCTATATCAACGAAGCGCAGAATATGGGCTGGCTGCAGCGCTTCTTCCTGAACCTTTCTCCATTCTGA
- the flgJ gene encoding flagellar assembly peptidoglycan hydrolase FlgJ → MDAMDKFDRPAFDVRSLDKLKREAGRQSPGALKAAAQQMEGIFVQMMMKSMRDATIKDDLLHSQSSEMFTAMHDQQVAQNIAEGGQLGFADLIVRQLGGESEKHNLSAPGSDPVSLAAGKPTAFARAATGPVRLPAPVSFGNQNISGNNFIAKLMRPAQAAAQQSGVHPHLILAQAALESGWGQREIPAADGSPSHNLFGIKATGDWKGKTAEITTTEYINGVKQKVKAAFRVYDSYEHALADYAKLLTNNPRYSRVVNSTTAEQGAKALQAGGYATDPAYATKLINIIQKVKGDIQQGVSAYKTDLAQLF, encoded by the coding sequence ATGGATGCGATGGATAAGTTTGATCGGCCAGCCTTTGATGTGCGCTCGCTGGATAAGCTGAAACGGGAGGCCGGGCGGCAGTCGCCCGGCGCCTTAAAAGCCGCGGCGCAGCAGATGGAGGGCATTTTCGTGCAGATGATGATGAAAAGTATGCGCGATGCCACCATCAAAGACGATCTGCTGCATAGCCAGTCGTCGGAGATGTTTACCGCCATGCACGATCAACAAGTTGCACAAAACATCGCCGAGGGAGGACAGCTCGGCTTTGCCGATCTTATCGTCCGCCAGCTCGGCGGTGAGAGTGAAAAACATAACCTCAGCGCACCCGGCAGCGATCCGGTGTCACTGGCGGCAGGCAAGCCCACCGCCTTCGCGCGTGCCGCCACCGGACCGGTACGTTTACCGGCACCGGTATCGTTTGGTAACCAGAACATCAGCGGCAACAACTTTATTGCCAAGCTGATGCGTCCGGCGCAGGCGGCCGCGCAGCAGAGTGGCGTGCATCCGCATCTGATTCTGGCGCAGGCCGCGCTGGAATCGGGCTGGGGCCAGCGTGAAATTCCGGCCGCCGATGGCAGCCCAAGCCACAACCTGTTCGGCATTAAGGCGACCGGCGACTGGAAAGGTAAAACGGCTGAGATCACCACCACCGAATATATCAACGGCGTGAAGCAGAAAGTGAAAGCCGCCTTCCGCGTATACGACTCCTACGAACATGCGCTGGCAGATTACGCGAAGTTATTGACCAACAATCCACGCTACAGCCGTGTGGTGAATTCCACCACGGCGGAGCAGGGCGCGAAAGCGCTGCAGGCGGGCGGTTATGCCACCGATCCGGCCTACGCAACCAAACTCATCAATATTATTCAAAAGGTCAAAGGGGATATTCAGCAGGGCGTTTCAGCCTATAAAACTGACCTGGCGCAATTATTTTGA
- the flgG gene encoding flagellar basal-body rod protein FlgG — translation MIRSLWIAKTGLEAQQTNMDVISNNLANVNTNGFKRQRAVFQDLLYQTMRQPGAQASEGSSLPSGLQLGTGVRPVSTQRVHTQGGLNQTGNETDVAIEGKGFFQVQLPDGSTAYTRDGHFDKNENGQLVNAEGHPVQPGITVPADAKKLEISADGIVSATVPGQAQPQQIGQLTLATFVNDAGLESIGGNLYRETQSSGAPNELNPGLEDAGTLKQSYIETSNVNVAEELVNMIQVQRAYEINSKAVSASDQMLQRLSQL, via the coding sequence ATGATTCGTTCTTTATGGATCGCAAAAACCGGTCTGGAAGCACAGCAGACCAACATGGACGTTATCTCCAACAACCTGGCGAACGTGAATACCAACGGCTTTAAGCGTCAGCGTGCGGTATTTCAGGATCTGCTGTACCAAACCATGCGTCAGCCTGGCGCGCAGGCTTCTGAAGGGAGTTCGCTGCCAAGCGGCCTGCAGCTTGGTACCGGCGTGCGTCCCGTCTCGACCCAGCGTGTTCACACGCAGGGCGGACTGAACCAGACCGGCAATGAGACCGATGTGGCGATCGAGGGTAAAGGTTTCTTCCAGGTGCAGTTGCCGGATGGCAGCACCGCTTACACCCGCGATGGCCATTTCGATAAAAATGAGAACGGCCAGCTGGTGAATGCCGAAGGCCACCCGGTGCAGCCGGGCATCACCGTACCGGCGGATGCCAAGAAACTGGAAATCAGCGCCGACGGTATTGTCAGCGCCACCGTGCCTGGCCAGGCGCAGCCACAGCAAATTGGTCAGCTGACGCTGGCGACCTTCGTCAATGACGCCGGTCTGGAGAGCATTGGCGGCAACCTGTACCGCGAAACCCAGTCGTCCGGTGCGCCAAATGAGCTGAACCCGGGCCTGGAAGATGCCGGTACGTTGAAGCAGAGCTACATCGAAACCTCCAACGTCAACGTGGCCGAAGAGCTGGTGAACATGATTCAGGTTCAGCGCGCTTACGAGATCAACAGTAAAGCGGTATCCGCCTCGGATCAGATGCTGCAGCGTCTTTCTCAGCTGTAA
- the flhC gene encoding flagellar transcriptional regulator FlhC, whose protein sequence is MCEKSLLQEVHEVNIAMELITLGARMQILETETSLSRRRLLRLYKELRGCPPPKGMLPFSEDWFMSWEQNIHSSMFYNIYLYLKSTEKAPSIQTLMKTYRLYLEQCPSREGDKPVLGLTRAWTLLRFIDCGIISRKACSVCQGGFIVTTEFIKNPFTCSLCSPPSRAFKKSQVNFASESSPLAASNFMLVNA, encoded by the coding sequence ATGTGTGAGAAAAGCCTGCTGCAAGAAGTACACGAAGTAAATATTGCGATGGAGCTGATTACCCTCGGTGCGCGTATGCAGATTCTGGAAACGGAAACCTCATTAAGCCGTCGTCGCCTGTTGCGCTTATATAAAGAGTTACGTGGCTGCCCGCCACCGAAAGGGATGCTGCCGTTCTCAGAAGACTGGTTTATGTCCTGGGAACAAAATATACATTCGTCGATGTTTTATAACATCTACCTCTATTTAAAAAGTACCGAAAAGGCACCGTCCATCCAGACGCTGATGAAAACGTATCGTTTATATCTGGAACAGTGCCCATCACGAGAGGGTGATAAACCGGTACTGGGGCTGACGCGTGCCTGGACATTATTACGCTTTATTGATTGCGGCATTATTTCGCGTAAAGCCTGCAGCGTATGTCAGGGCGGTTTTATTGTGACCACGGAATTTATCAAAAATCCGTTCACGTGCAGTTTGTGTAGTCCGCCATCGCGTGCATTTAAGAAGTCTCAGGTGAATTTTGCTAGCGAGTCGAGCCCGCTGGCTGCCAGCAACTTTATGTTGGTAAACGCCTGA
- the motA gene encoding flagellar motor stator protein MotA: protein MLVIIGYLVVIFTVFGGFVLSGGELAALFQPLELLIIGGAGVGAFIVGNNVKSLKSTGRAVARLFVGRRYNKAVYMDLMAMLFLLLTKSRVHGLMTLEKDIEDPQNSEILSAYPRLMSDPMLSNFVMDYFRLMIGGSMNSHEIEALMDEEIETCEEELEVPAQSLNNVGDAFPAFGIVAAVMGVVNALAAADRPAAELGMLIAHALVGTFLGILIAYGFVLPLATLLRQKSSDQVKILQCIKVTLLSSLNGYAPQIAVEFGRKTIYTSERPSFEELEEHVREVKSNASLKSKPSDAAAA, encoded by the coding sequence GTGTTAGTTATCATTGGCTATCTTGTGGTTATCTTCACTGTCTTTGGTGGTTTTGTGCTCTCCGGCGGTGAACTTGCCGCCCTGTTCCAGCCGCTAGAACTGCTGATTATTGGTGGTGCTGGCGTTGGCGCCTTCATTGTTGGTAACAACGTTAAATCCCTCAAATCTACCGGTCGCGCGGTTGCCAGGCTCTTCGTAGGTCGACGTTATAACAAAGCGGTCTACATGGATCTGATGGCGATGCTGTTTTTGCTGCTGACCAAAAGCCGCGTGCATGGCCTGATGACGCTGGAGAAGGATATTGAAGATCCGCAGAACAGCGAGATTCTCAGCGCCTATCCACGTCTGATGAGCGATCCGATGCTCAGCAACTTCGTCATGGACTACTTCCGCCTGATGATTGGCGGCAGCATGAATTCGCATGAGATCGAAGCGTTGATGGACGAAGAGATCGAAACCTGTGAAGAGGAGCTGGAAGTCCCGGCGCAGAGCCTGAATAACGTCGGCGATGCGTTTCCGGCTTTCGGTATTGTCGCGGCGGTAATGGGCGTGGTGAACGCGCTGGCCGCAGCCGATCGTCCTGCTGCTGAGCTGGGCATGCTGATTGCCCACGCGCTGGTGGGGACCTTCCTCGGTATTCTGATTGCTTACGGCTTTGTTCTGCCGCTGGCCACGCTGCTGCGCCAGAAAAGTAGCGATCAGGTGAAGATTTTGCAGTGCATCAAAGTCACGCTGCTCTCCAGCCTGAACGGTTACGCGCCGCAGATTGCGGTGGAATTTGGCCGTAAGACCATTTACACCAGCGAACGTCCCTCTTTTGAAGAGCTGGAAGAGCACGTGCGCGAAGTGAAATCGAACGCCAGCCTGAAATCCAAACCCTCGGATGCAGCTGCCGCATGA
- a CDS encoding methyl-accepting chemotaxis protein yields MFNNLKIYTRLSLVIGVFAVTLMGVTAFTTYNTYINNLNFKRILVAATNSDQMRDAAYNISAAQANIGDMMMMVMRGETVSPETEMLTKNVLKMSLDAVDDYMASPFNNDQEQRAAAEVNSAFNDLYTAVQANLDAVHSSREYRHTPANLQSLRSALREKINQFSLIADQHSDEAVATAEADYNAMMVLGCTVVVIALVMLFMVRYWLRRALVKRMDMTIDVLKRVGSGDLSNVIEHGNRDEIGAMLAELEAMRASLSSTIFSIREGVVRMHTNSQEIAQGNNDLSSRTEEQAAALQQTAASMEQIKTTVRQNADNAYAARQLAESASSNAQQGGEAMQNLEQIMVQITDSSRQIADINGVIDSIANQTNILALNAAVEAARAGEQGRGFAVVAEEVRNLAKRSAEAAKEINTLINTCVSNMDSGSRQVNQASVVMQDIVTSVAQVRQIMGEITSASDEQSAGINQISQAVNEMDLVTQQNAAMVEEAAMAAGELEAHSDELEKLVAQFALGERVTSQHDLLPMKMHAPRLHAKPDNNHAQWETF; encoded by the coding sequence ATGTTTAATAATTTGAAAATATATACCAGGTTGAGCCTGGTGATTGGCGTTTTCGCCGTGACGCTAATGGGCGTGACGGCGTTCACGACCTATAACACCTATATCAATAACCTTAACTTTAAACGTATTTTAGTGGCTGCAACTAATAGCGACCAGATGCGCGATGCCGCCTATAACATTAGCGCCGCGCAGGCGAATATTGGCGACATGATGATGATGGTGATGCGCGGTGAAACCGTTTCGCCGGAAACCGAAATGCTCACCAAAAATGTGCTGAAAATGTCTCTCGATGCCGTGGACGACTATATGGCTTCCCCGTTCAATAATGACCAGGAACAGCGGGCTGCCGCTGAAGTGAACAGCGCGTTTAACGATCTTTATACGGCGGTGCAGGCGAATCTGGATGCGGTGCATAGCTCGCGTGAATACCGTCATACGCCAGCGAACCTTCAGTCGCTGCGCAGTGCGCTACGTGAAAAAATCAATCAGTTTAGCCTGATCGCTGACCAACACAGTGATGAAGCGGTGGCGACGGCAGAAGCGGACTATAACGCCATGATGGTGTTGGGCTGCACGGTGGTGGTGATTGCGCTGGTGATGTTGTTCATGGTGCGCTACTGGCTGCGCCGCGCGCTGGTGAAGCGCATGGATATGACGATTGATGTGCTGAAACGCGTGGGTTCTGGCGATCTCAGTAACGTCATTGAGCATGGCAATCGCGATGAAATTGGCGCCATGCTGGCCGAACTGGAAGCGATGCGCGCCTCTCTCAGCAGTACGATTTTCAGCATTCGTGAAGGCGTAGTGCGCATGCATACCAATTCACAAGAAATTGCCCAGGGCAATAACGATCTCTCTTCTCGCACCGAGGAGCAGGCCGCCGCGCTGCAGCAAACCGCCGCCAGCATGGAACAGATCAAAACCACGGTACGGCAAAATGCCGACAACGCCTATGCCGCACGCCAGCTGGCGGAAAGCGCCAGCAGCAATGCGCAGCAGGGTGGTGAAGCGATGCAAAACCTTGAGCAGATCATGGTGCAAATTACCGATAGCTCGCGTCAGATCGCCGACATCAACGGCGTCATCGACAGCATTGCCAACCAAACTAATATTCTGGCGCTGAACGCTGCGGTTGAAGCGGCACGCGCGGGTGAGCAGGGGCGTGGATTTGCCGTCGTAGCCGAAGAAGTGCGTAATCTGGCGAAACGCAGTGCCGAAGCGGCCAAAGAGATCAACACGCTGATCAATACCTGCGTAAGCAATATGGATAGCGGCTCACGTCAGGTGAATCAGGCGAGCGTAGTGATGCAGGATATCGTCACGTCCGTGGCGCAGGTGCGCCAGATTATGGGTGAAATTACCTCCGCATCCGATGAGCAGAGCGCCGGAATCAATCAGATTTCCCAGGCCGTCAACGAAATGGATCTGGTGACGCAGCAGAACGCCGCGATGGTGGAAGAAGCGGCGATGGCGGCAGGTGAGCTGGAAGCGCATTCTGACGAGCTGGAAAAACTGGTGGCGCAATTTGCGCTTGGTGAACGCGTTACCAGTCAGCACGATTTGCTGCCGATGAAAATGCACGCGCCACGTTTACACGCGAAGCCAGATAATAACCACGCCCAGTGGGAAACCTTTTAA
- the flhD gene encoding flagellar transcriptional regulator FlhD translates to MSNFDEYLQHIHDINLSYLLLAQQIIRQDKFAAGFRLGLSEGTMDNLKELSLPQLMKLAATNQFICRLRVDDEVVIENLTKDSRIEALQQIHTGIILSTNLLNSLSEAPAEVAERGVWNV, encoded by the coding sequence GTGTCTAATTTCGATGAATATCTTCAACACATCCATGATATCAATTTGTCATATCTACTGCTTGCTCAGCAGATAATCCGTCAGGATAAGTTTGCTGCTGGTTTCCGTCTGGGATTATCCGAGGGAACTATGGATAACTTAAAAGAGTTGTCACTGCCGCAGTTAATGAAGTTGGCGGCAACCAATCAATTTATATGCCGACTTCGTGTTGATGATGAAGTGGTCATCGAAAACCTAACCAAGGATTCACGTATAGAAGCACTGCAGCAAATTCATACTGGCATCATTCTTTCAACCAATTTGCTTAATTCACTCAGTGAAGCACCGGCAGAAGTTGCAGAGCGAGGTGTCTGGAATGTGTGA
- the flgK gene encoding flagellar hook-associated protein FlgK has protein sequence MNNLFNLAKSGLNVGQSALNVVGSNMINATSQNYSRREMIIGESGGLATAQGFYGYGARVNNISRVYDAFTNTQLRDSGSKLGALDGRYQQLADIDNMLGDVSDNVSVSLNNLFKSMATLSGDASDGPARAAVYSSLGVLTQRFNESGKRLDNLEKSTNSQIDLSVKDINAYTQQLAEINKQLERVQAQNGSAPADLLDQRDALLESLALQVGIDVTENKITGRVDVTLADGRPLVFGEEQYKLATSPSPSDPNKTIVSYVNKEGKSEAINESSFTKGRLSGLFKFRNEDLELARNELDQIAFQMASRFNEQHRQGYTPAGDAGGDLFKLPDMQVFANTKNTGTGNLTNGKVTDYTKVNAEDYSISFDGSQWTVTGSDGRTVPATLSGDTLAFDGVEIDVPAGAASGDSFTLNPVAGAATGISRALASAQDFAASDKVDGGPSNNNNLEKMLKIQDEKLIGKSTLSEAYSSLVGTIGSNARAVQSNMTSAQIDADTKLETKQAFSGVDLNEENVNMTMFLQYYQASAQMLQTATSLLDTLLAIK, from the coding sequence ATGAATAACCTGTTTAATTTAGCGAAAAGTGGCCTGAATGTAGGTCAGTCCGCTTTAAATGTTGTGGGTAGCAACATGATTAATGCTACGTCGCAGAACTATAGTCGTCGTGAAATGATTATTGGGGAATCGGGTGGCCTCGCCACGGCGCAGGGTTTCTACGGCTACGGCGCCAGAGTGAACAATATTAGCCGTGTCTACGATGCGTTTACCAATACTCAGCTGCGGGATTCAGGCTCTAAACTTGGGGCGCTGGACGGACGTTATCAGCAGTTGGCCGATATCGATAACATGCTGGGCGATGTGTCGGACAACGTTTCGGTGTCACTGAACAACCTGTTTAAATCGATGGCAACGCTGAGCGGCGATGCCTCCGATGGCCCGGCACGCGCGGCGGTGTATAGCTCACTCGGCGTGTTAACACAGCGCTTTAACGAAAGCGGCAAACGTCTGGATAATCTGGAAAAAAGCACCAACAGCCAGATCGATCTGAGCGTCAAAGATATTAATGCCTACACCCAACAGCTGGCGGAGATTAACAAGCAGCTGGAGCGCGTGCAGGCACAGAATGGCTCTGCGCCGGCCGATCTACTGGATCAGCGTGATGCGCTGCTGGAATCGTTGGCTTTGCAGGTTGGCATTGATGTCACCGAGAACAAAATCACCGGCCGCGTTGACGTCACGCTGGCAGATGGTCGCCCGCTGGTGTTTGGTGAAGAGCAGTACAAACTCGCCACGTCCCCTTCGCCGAGCGATCCCAATAAAACCATTGTCTCTTACGTGAACAAAGAGGGTAAAAGCGAGGCGATTAACGAATCCAGCTTTACCAAAGGCCGCCTGTCGGGCTTGTTCAAGTTCCGTAATGAAGATCTGGAGCTGGCGCGCAACGAGCTGGATCAAATTGCGTTCCAGATGGCCAGCCGCTTTAACGAACAGCATCGTCAGGGTTATACGCCAGCGGGCGACGCCGGTGGCGACCTGTTCAAGCTGCCCGATATGCAGGTCTTTGCCAATACGAAAAACACCGGCACGGGCAATCTCACCAATGGCAAAGTCACGGATTACACCAAAGTAAATGCTGAGGATTACAGCATCAGCTTTGACGGTAGCCAGTGGACAGTGACGGGTTCGGACGGACGCACCGTGCCAGCCACGCTCTCCGGCGATACCCTGGCCTTTGACGGCGTAGAGATTGATGTGCCGGCGGGTGCCGCTTCGGGCGACAGTTTTACGCTCAACCCGGTCGCCGGTGCCGCAACCGGCATTAGCCGTGCGCTGGCCAGCGCGCAAGACTTTGCCGCGTCCGACAAAGTAGATGGCGGCCCAAGCAATAACAACAACCTGGAAAAAATGCTGAAAATCCAGGACGAGAAACTGATTGGTAAAAGCACGCTGAGCGAAGCCTATTCCAGCCTGGTGGGCACCATCGGTTCCAACGCCCGCGCCGTGCAGTCGAATATGACGTCAGCCCAAATTGATGCCGACACCAAACTTGAAACCAAGCAGGCCTTCTCGGGTGTCGATCTGAATGAAGAAAACGTCAATATGACGATGTTCTTACAATATTACCAGGCGAGCGCGCAGATGTTGCAAACCGCAACGTCGTTACTCGACACCCTGTTAGCCATTAAATAA